A genomic window from Paraburkholderia phytofirmans OLGA172 includes:
- a CDS encoding sensor histidine kinase — protein MRLADFILHDMETILAQWEAFAGTLLPAAANMKSLALRDHAQQILQAVAKDLSTAQTREAQAEKSMGRAPVLIGAPETGAQTHALLRARGGFDINQLAAEYRALRASVLRLWIDECQPEAPHPDDVIRFNEAIDQALAESVGYFSAQVDQARNLLLGMLGHDMRSPLQTIQMTAQYLAALNAGEQVSVAASRLIRSGARMQALLNDMLDFNRTRLGLGINIAPTDADLEKLLADELDQLRAAHPDRQVDLDVEGDCRGVWDGRRLQQLLGNLVLNAIKYGAPDAPVRVVMTGEEGSVRFEVRNHGPAIDRLTLHRIFDPLQRGLSHKDSYDADGNLGLGLYIAREIAKAHGGEIEARSDGTETVFAVRLPRHHARSFPPDECQRAGETPT, from the coding sequence ATGCGATTGGCTGACTTCATCCTGCATGACATGGAAACGATCCTGGCGCAATGGGAGGCGTTTGCCGGCACCCTGCTGCCGGCAGCCGCAAACATGAAATCGCTCGCTCTGCGAGACCATGCGCAACAGATTCTGCAAGCCGTAGCGAAGGATCTGTCGACGGCCCAGACCAGGGAAGCGCAGGCCGAAAAGTCGATGGGACGAGCCCCCGTACTGATCGGAGCGCCGGAGACAGGTGCGCAGACGCACGCCCTTCTGCGGGCGCGGGGCGGGTTCGACATCAATCAATTGGCTGCTGAGTACCGCGCCTTGCGCGCCAGCGTCCTGCGCCTCTGGATAGACGAATGCCAGCCCGAAGCCCCACATCCGGACGATGTCATCCGGTTCAACGAGGCCATCGACCAGGCGCTTGCCGAATCAGTCGGCTATTTCAGCGCGCAAGTAGATCAGGCTCGTAACCTTTTGCTTGGCATGCTCGGGCACGATATGCGCAGCCCACTTCAGACCATCCAGATGACAGCCCAATATCTGGCGGCGCTGAACGCTGGGGAGCAGGTATCGGTAGCCGCATCCCGTTTGATCAGAAGCGGCGCCCGCATGCAGGCCCTTCTGAACGATATGCTTGATTTCAATCGAACCAGGCTCGGTTTGGGTATCAATATCGCGCCGACCGATGCCGACCTCGAAAAACTGCTTGCCGACGAACTCGACCAGTTGCGGGCAGCCCATCCAGATCGTCAGGTTGATCTGGACGTGGAAGGTGACTGTCGGGGTGTTTGGGACGGCCGCCGTCTGCAGCAGTTGCTGGGCAATCTGGTGCTGAATGCGATCAAGTACGGCGCGCCGGACGCGCCGGTGCGGGTGGTAATGACCGGCGAAGAGGGGAGCGTTCGTTTCGAGGTCAGGAACCACGGGCCCGCCATCGATCGATTGACTCTGCATCGGATCTTCGACCCGCTTCAGCGTGGCCTGAGTCATAAAGACTCCTATGACGCCGACGGCAATCTGGGGCTCGGACTCTATATCGCGCGCGAGATTGCCAAGGCCCATGGGGGCGAGATCGAGGCGCGCTCCGACGGAACAGAAACCGTGTTCGCTGTGCGCCTGCCGCGCCATCATGCTCGGAGCTTTCCGCCGGACGAGTGCCAACGCGCCGGCGAAACACCGACGTGA
- a CDS encoding response regulator transcription factor yields MSTAKTERLLIADDDPNLVEAYVRFFEAYGYTIHTAADGVGALSAYRAWCPDVVMLDIQMPHMDGRAVAREIRRMNVIPWPLLLAVTALCAPSERVESLKAGFDHHFVKPAQLPVILAAMAARTTI; encoded by the coding sequence ATGTCCACTGCAAAAACGGAGCGCTTACTTATCGCGGACGACGACCCGAATCTGGTCGAGGCCTACGTGCGGTTCTTCGAGGCTTACGGTTACACCATCCACACGGCTGCAGACGGTGTAGGCGCGCTCAGCGCGTACCGCGCCTGGTGTCCCGACGTGGTGATGCTCGATATCCAGATGCCTCATATGGACGGTCGGGCAGTGGCGAGAGAAATCCGGCGCATGAACGTCATCCCCTGGCCGTTGCTGCTGGCGGTGACCGCACTGTGTGCGCCCTCCGAACGAGTCGAATCGCTCAAGGCCGGCTTCGATCACCATTTTGTAAAACCGGCCCAACTGCCGGTCATTCTGGCTGCAATGGCGGCCCGCACAACCATTTGA
- a CDS encoding SDR family oxidoreductase, giving the protein MSTKNRALVVGASGLIGVAAIESFLSAGWDVVGISRRKPELPSGRDFAFIPVDLRDERAAREALSALTDITHVAYAAIYENADDLVSGWSSADQIEVNNAMLRNVIEPLISEKSALKHVSILQGTKAYGVHLHPIAIPARESDPRDNHANFFFDQQDYVRDAAAKHGFTYTVLRPQLVTGKTPGALNVLPDIGVYAAIRREKGEAFSFPGGPSFVWEMADADLVGEVMVWAAQSPQAANEIFNVTNGDVFEWRSVWPAMAKTLGVKVGGDEPTRVAQYIRDNADVWAKIVEKYNLASGDLRSFVGQGDQHADFAFAYGAPAGPVAFVSTIKLRKAGFNAAVDTRDAFCAALQSFIDQKLLPPTLQ; this is encoded by the coding sequence ATGAGCACGAAAAATAGGGCTTTGGTTGTGGGAGCGAGTGGACTCATAGGCGTAGCCGCCATTGAATCCTTTCTCTCTGCGGGCTGGGATGTCGTCGGTATTTCGCGGCGTAAGCCGGAACTGCCGAGTGGGCGAGACTTCGCGTTTATCCCGGTGGATTTGCGTGATGAGAGAGCCGCCCGTGAGGCGCTGTCTGCGCTCACAGACATTACGCACGTAGCGTATGCGGCAATTTACGAGAATGCCGATGATCTGGTGAGCGGCTGGTCGAGCGCAGACCAGATCGAAGTGAACAATGCGATGCTGCGCAATGTGATCGAGCCCCTCATTTCAGAGAAATCGGCGCTCAAGCATGTGTCTATCCTGCAGGGAACGAAGGCATACGGCGTCCACCTTCACCCTATCGCTATCCCGGCACGGGAGAGCGACCCGCGCGACAATCACGCGAACTTCTTCTTCGATCAGCAGGACTACGTTCGCGACGCGGCTGCGAAGCACGGTTTCACTTACACCGTGCTGCGCCCTCAACTCGTCACCGGGAAGACGCCCGGGGCGCTCAACGTCCTCCCGGACATCGGTGTGTATGCGGCTATCCGCCGCGAGAAGGGCGAGGCATTCAGCTTTCCCGGCGGCCCGTCGTTCGTCTGGGAAATGGCAGACGCCGATCTGGTCGGCGAGGTGATGGTGTGGGCGGCGCAATCTCCGCAAGCGGCGAACGAGATCTTCAACGTCACCAACGGCGATGTCTTTGAATGGCGAAGTGTGTGGCCCGCAATGGCGAAGACGCTAGGCGTAAAAGTCGGAGGCGATGAGCCTACCAGGGTGGCGCAGTACATTCGCGACAACGCTGACGTCTGGGCGAAGATCGTCGAGAAGTACAACCTTGCGAGTGGTGATCTTCGTTCGTTTGTCGGTCAGGGCGATCAACATGCCGACTTTGCGTTTGCATATGGAGCGCCTGCGGGCCCCGTCGCTTTTGTCAGCACCATCAAGCTTCGCAAAGCCGGATTCAACGCTGCGGTCGACACTCGGGACGCATTCTGCGCAGCGCTCCAGTCTTTCATCGACCAGAAGCTTTTGCCGCCAACGCTGCAATGA
- a CDS encoding phosphatase PAP2 family protein, whose translation MNSFDTAIQTFLTHIAFNSITLNHAIRVIAGLYTFKGFVLVPILWWIWFKPSQRVEWEREMVIATIASGLMALAIGRLLAHYLPFRVRPIYNPELHLHFPSAGLREAVLRTWSSFPSDHAMLWMSVATGIFLIWRRVGVLALLYTAIFICLPRVYLGLHYPTDILGGAAIGIIIAYFMTRDSVRARFAAPILRWIYRFPGPAYTLAFLLCFELIAQFDEILLLGQSISKAL comes from the coding sequence ATGAACAGTTTCGATACGGCAATCCAGACTTTCCTGACGCACATCGCTTTTAACTCGATCACGCTTAACCACGCGATAAGGGTAATCGCGGGCCTATATACATTTAAGGGCTTCGTGCTCGTACCCATTTTGTGGTGGATATGGTTCAAACCCAGTCAGCGTGTCGAATGGGAGCGTGAAATGGTCATCGCGACGATTGCGAGCGGCCTCATGGCGCTCGCAATCGGCAGGCTTCTCGCCCATTACCTGCCATTTCGGGTGCGGCCGATCTATAACCCCGAGTTGCACCTGCACTTTCCATCGGCCGGTCTGCGAGAGGCGGTGCTGCGAACCTGGAGTTCCTTTCCGAGCGACCACGCGATGCTGTGGATGTCGGTCGCGACAGGAATCTTTCTCATCTGGCGCCGCGTCGGCGTGCTCGCGCTTCTGTACACCGCGATCTTCATATGCCTGCCGCGCGTCTATCTCGGCTTGCACTATCCGACCGACATACTCGGGGGGGCGGCGATCGGGATTATCATCGCCTACTTCATGACTCGCGACTCCGTTAGAGCGCGTTTTGCAGCGCCTATCCTGCGATGGATTTACAGATTTCCCGGACCCGCTTATACGTTGGCGTTTCTTCTGTGTTTCGAATTAATCGCCCAGTTTGACGAAATACTACTGCTCGGGCAGTCGATTTCAAAAGCACTGTGA
- a CDS encoding L-fuconate dehydratase yields MPTITSLSVRDIRFPTSRSLDGSDAMNAAPDYSATYVTLETDSPKGLSGHGLTFTIGRGNEICVTAVEALAPLVVGKTLEDIAANMGAFWRALTSDSQLRWIGPDKGAIHLATAAVVNAAWDLWAKAEGKPVWKLLVDMSPEELVRCLDFRYVTDALTPQEAIAMLHRHARTRGEREREMLAHGYPAYTTSAGWLGYDDDKIRRLAREGVAQGWTHFKQKVGGNLEEDMRRARILRDEIGENLKLMMDANQVWDVDEAVANMRRLAQFDPWWIEEPTSPDDILGHAAIRERIRPIGVATGEHCHNRVMFKQLLQAQAIDFCQVDSCRLGGLNEVIVVLLMAAKFGVPVCPHAGGVGLCEYVQHISLFDYICVSASLENRVLEYVDHLHEHFVDPVVIRSGRYMPPQRAGYSIEMHAASLDQYDFPEGSAWRA; encoded by the coding sequence ATGCCCACAATCACCAGCTTGTCCGTCCGGGACATTCGGTTCCCGACCTCGCGTTCACTCGACGGCTCCGATGCGATGAACGCCGCGCCGGATTACTCCGCCACCTACGTGACGCTCGAAACCGATTCGCCGAAGGGGCTCAGCGGCCATGGCCTCACCTTCACTATCGGGCGCGGCAACGAGATCTGCGTGACTGCGGTAGAGGCGCTTGCCCCGCTGGTCGTGGGCAAGACGCTCGAGGATATTGCGGCGAACATGGGCGCTTTCTGGCGCGCGCTGACGTCAGACAGCCAGCTGCGCTGGATCGGCCCGGACAAGGGCGCGATTCATCTGGCGACGGCGGCTGTCGTGAATGCGGCCTGGGACCTGTGGGCCAAAGCGGAAGGCAAGCCGGTGTGGAAGCTGCTCGTCGACATGAGCCCCGAAGAACTCGTGCGTTGTCTCGACTTCCGCTATGTGACGGACGCGCTCACGCCGCAGGAAGCCATCGCGATGCTGCACCGTCATGCAAGGACCCGGGGCGAGCGCGAGAGGGAAATGCTGGCGCACGGCTATCCGGCCTACACGACGTCGGCTGGCTGGCTCGGTTACGACGACGACAAGATTCGCCGGCTCGCGCGTGAAGGCGTCGCGCAGGGCTGGACGCACTTCAAGCAGAAGGTGGGCGGCAATCTCGAAGAGGATATGCGCCGGGCCCGCATCCTGCGCGACGAAATCGGCGAAAACCTGAAGCTGATGATGGATGCGAACCAGGTGTGGGATGTCGATGAAGCGGTCGCGAACATGCGGCGCCTGGCGCAATTCGATCCGTGGTGGATCGAGGAACCCACGAGTCCCGACGACATTCTCGGCCACGCGGCCATTCGCGAGCGGATTCGGCCCATCGGTGTGGCGACGGGCGAGCACTGTCATAACCGGGTCATGTTCAAGCAGTTGCTGCAGGCGCAAGCCATCGACTTCTGCCAGGTCGATAGCTGCCGTTTGGGCGGTCTGAACGAGGTGATCGTCGTGCTGCTGATGGCGGCGAAATTTGGTGTGCCCGTGTGTCCGCACGCGGGCGGCGTCGGCTTGTGTGAGTATGTGCAGCACATTTCGCTGTTCGACTATATCTGCGTGTCGGCTTCGCTGGAAAACCGCGTGCTCGAATACGTGGATCATTTGCATGAGCATTTTGTTGATCCTGTCGTGATTCGAAGCGGGCGTTATATGCCGCCGCAACGTGCCGGTTACAGCATCGAAATGCATGCGGCGTCGCTCGATCAGTATGACTTTCCCGAGGGGTCGGCCTGGCGGGCATGA
- a CDS encoding ABC transporter substrate-binding protein, translating into MLKRRLIGVVVGVGALIGGTSVTYAQDTYIPLISKGFQHQFWQAVKSGAEQSAKEHNVRITFEGPETEAMVDKQIDMLSAALAKKPQALGIAALDSKAAIPLLKRAQAAKIPVIAFDSGVDSDIPLTTCATDNLAAAALAADKMAEAIGNAGEVGLVVHDQTSRTGIDRRDGFLNEMKAKHPNIKIVSVQYGGGDHLKSAEIAKTMIQANPNLKGIFGANEGSAEGAAIGVKESGKKLVLIGYDSGKEQKDDINSGLMAGAITQNPVGIGKCVVDSAVKALKGEKLPKKVDTGFYWYDKSNMSDPKIAAVLYD; encoded by the coding sequence ATGTTGAAAAGAAGACTAATCGGTGTCGTGGTCGGCGTTGGCGCGCTCATTGGCGGGACGAGTGTGACGTACGCGCAAGATACCTACATCCCGCTGATCTCGAAGGGCTTCCAGCACCAGTTCTGGCAGGCGGTCAAATCCGGCGCGGAACAGTCGGCCAAGGAGCACAACGTCAGGATCACCTTCGAGGGACCGGAAACCGAGGCCATGGTCGATAAGCAGATCGACATGCTCTCGGCCGCGCTTGCCAAGAAGCCCCAGGCGCTCGGCATTGCCGCGCTCGATAGCAAGGCCGCCATTCCGCTGTTGAAGCGGGCGCAGGCCGCCAAAATACCCGTCATCGCCTTCGACTCCGGCGTCGACAGCGATATTCCGCTGACCACCTGCGCGACCGACAACCTTGCCGCGGCCGCGCTTGCCGCCGACAAGATGGCCGAGGCGATCGGCAATGCAGGTGAGGTCGGCCTGGTCGTGCACGACCAGACGAGCCGCACCGGCATCGATCGCCGCGACGGCTTCCTGAACGAGATGAAAGCGAAGCACCCGAACATCAAGATCGTCTCGGTCCAATATGGCGGCGGCGACCATCTGAAGTCGGCGGAAATCGCCAAGACGATGATCCAGGCCAACCCCAATCTCAAGGGCATTTTCGGCGCGAATGAAGGATCGGCGGAGGGGGCCGCGATCGGCGTCAAGGAATCCGGCAAAAAGCTCGTCCTGATTGGCTACGACTCCGGCAAGGAGCAAAAGGACGACATCAATTCGGGTTTGATGGCCGGTGCCATTACGCAGAACCCGGTCGGCATTGGCAAATGCGTCGTCGACTCCGCGGTGAAGGCGTTGAAGGGCGAGAAGCTGCCCAAGAAAGTCGACACGGGCTTCTACTGGTACGACAAGAGCAATATGAGCGATCCCAAGATCGCCGCCGTGCTCTACGACTGA
- a CDS encoding ABC transporter permease produces MTLPSDTSALGNKERSSGLRARVFTPTALQKLLAFGSLILLLVFFSFASPAFMQMDNMLGILQATAVNGVLAIACTFVIITGGIDLSVGTLMTFTAVICGVFLTYWHLPMWTGVVAAIGTGAICGTISGTLTAKMKIPPFIATLGMMLLLKGLSLVVSADKPIYFSDTENFYRISQDSLIGYVLPSLPVPNAVLILFFLAVVSSITLNRTALGRYTFALGSNEEAVRLSGVNVDRWKIAIYGLAGAICGVAGLLIASRLNSAQPALGQGYELEAIAAVVIGGTSLSGGAGTILGTIIGAFIMSVLTNGLRILSVAQEWQIVVTGLIIILAVYADILRRKKS; encoded by the coding sequence ATGACACTGCCATCGGATACGTCGGCGCTGGGTAACAAGGAAAGGTCCTCGGGCCTGAGAGCCCGCGTCTTCACGCCGACCGCTCTGCAAAAGCTGCTCGCCTTCGGAAGCCTGATCCTCCTGCTGGTCTTTTTCAGCTTCGCGTCTCCCGCGTTCATGCAGATGGACAACATGCTCGGGATTCTGCAGGCGACGGCGGTCAACGGTGTGCTGGCGATCGCCTGCACGTTCGTCATCATCACCGGCGGCATCGATTTGTCCGTCGGCACGTTGATGACCTTTACGGCGGTCATTTGCGGCGTGTTTCTGACCTATTGGCATTTGCCGATGTGGACCGGCGTCGTTGCTGCGATTGGCACGGGCGCGATCTGCGGGACCATTTCGGGAACCCTCACGGCGAAAATGAAAATACCGCCGTTCATTGCCACCCTGGGCATGATGCTGTTGCTGAAGGGACTTTCGCTCGTCGTCTCGGCCGACAAGCCGATCTATTTCAGCGACACCGAAAACTTCTACCGGATCTCGCAGGATTCGCTGATCGGCTATGTGCTGCCGAGCCTGCCCGTTCCGAATGCAGTCCTGATTCTGTTTTTCCTTGCGGTCGTGAGTTCCATCACGCTCAATCGCACGGCGCTCGGCCGCTACACCTTTGCACTCGGCAGCAATGAAGAAGCCGTGCGCCTTTCCGGCGTGAATGTCGATCGGTGGAAGATCGCCATTTACGGCCTGGCCGGGGCCATTTGCGGCGTCGCCGGGCTGCTGATCGCCTCGCGCCTGAATTCGGCCCAGCCGGCGCTAGGCCAAGGTTATGAACTCGAAGCAATCGCGGCCGTGGTCATTGGCGGGACCTCGCTCAGCGGCGGTGCGGGCACGATTCTCGGCACGATCATCGGCGCGTTCATCATGAGCGTGCTGACCAACGGCCTGCGCATCCTGTCCGTTGCTCAGGAATGGCAGATCGTGGTGACCGGCCTCATCATCATTCTCGCGGTCTATGCCGATATTTTGCGGCGCAAGAAGAGCTGA
- a CDS encoding sugar ABC transporter ATP-binding protein, whose product MIPLISVQRLNKRFPGVRALHEVQFELMAGEVHALMGENGAGKSTLMKILAGVYTRDTGEILYDGQPVEFLSPREAQAMGVGIIHQELQLMSHLTVAQNMFIGREPRGRLGLFLDEDKLNAQARDILARMHVNIDPRAVVSTLTVARQQMVEIAKALSFDSRVLIMDEPTSALNDAEIAELFRIIRELKSRGVGIIYISHKMDELKQIADRVTVLRDGEYVATVTARDTSIEAIIGMMVGRTLTDVAPSHSAADKGEVALEVKHLNAGPLVRDVSFALRQGEILGFAGLMGAGRTEVARAVFGADPIESGDIVVRGVKATIRNPSDAVARGIGYLSEDRKRFGLATGMNVESNIVMSNLRKFLSLNFFLRRAQIRRTASHFINLLAIRTPSATQEVRLLSGGNQQKIVVAKWLERDCDVLFFDEPTRGIDVGAKSEIYKLLRSLAEQGKAIVMISSELPEILRMSDRIVVMCEGRITGELSAKEATQERIMQLATQRETLKAA is encoded by the coding sequence ATGATCCCGCTCATTTCCGTCCAAAGGCTCAACAAGCGCTTTCCCGGCGTGAGAGCGCTTCACGAAGTCCAGTTCGAGCTCATGGCGGGTGAAGTCCACGCGCTGATGGGCGAGAATGGCGCCGGCAAGTCGACGCTGATGAAAATCCTCGCCGGCGTATACACCCGGGATACCGGAGAAATCCTCTACGATGGCCAGCCGGTCGAATTCTTGAGCCCGCGCGAGGCGCAGGCCATGGGTGTCGGCATCATTCATCAGGAACTCCAGTTGATGAGTCACCTGACCGTCGCCCAGAATATGTTTATCGGCCGCGAGCCGCGTGGACGCCTCGGCCTGTTCCTCGACGAAGACAAGCTCAACGCGCAGGCGCGCGACATCCTTGCCCGCATGCATGTGAACATCGACCCGCGCGCGGTTGTGAGCACCCTCACCGTCGCGAGGCAGCAGATGGTCGAGATCGCCAAGGCTTTGTCTTTCGATTCGCGCGTCCTGATCATGGACGAGCCCACCTCGGCGCTCAACGACGCCGAGATCGCCGAACTCTTCCGCATCATCCGCGAGTTGAAGAGCCGCGGCGTGGGCATCATCTATATTTCCCACAAGATGGATGAGCTGAAGCAGATTGCCGACCGCGTCACTGTGTTGCGTGACGGGGAATATGTGGCCACCGTCACCGCCAGAGACACCAGCATCGAAGCAATCATCGGCATGATGGTCGGGCGAACGTTGACCGACGTCGCGCCTTCTCACAGCGCGGCAGACAAAGGCGAAGTCGCCCTCGAAGTCAAACATCTGAACGCTGGCCCGCTGGTCAGAGACGTGAGTTTCGCGCTGCGCCAAGGCGAGATATTGGGCTTTGCCGGCTTGATGGGCGCCGGCCGCACCGAGGTTGCCCGCGCGGTGTTCGGCGCCGATCCGATCGAATCGGGCGACATTGTCGTGAGAGGCGTGAAGGCGACGATCAGGAATCCGAGCGATGCGGTGGCGCGTGGTATCGGCTATCTCTCGGAAGACCGAAAACGCTTCGGCCTTGCGACCGGCATGAACGTCGAATCGAACATCGTGATGTCCAATTTGCGCAAATTCCTGTCGCTCAACTTTTTCCTGCGGCGCGCCCAGATACGCCGGACAGCTTCCCATTTCATCAATCTGCTTGCCATTCGTACACCCTCCGCGACGCAGGAAGTGCGGCTTCTCTCGGGCGGCAATCAGCAGAAAATCGTCGTCGCGAAATGGCTCGAGCGCGATTGCGACGTGCTCTTCTTCGACGAGCCCACGCGCGGTATCGACGTCGGCGCCAAGAGCGAAATCTACAAGCTCCTGCGCTCGCTCGCCGAGCAGGGCAAGGCGATCGTGATGATCTCGTCGGAACTGCCGGAAATCTTGCGCATGAGCGACCGCATCGTCGTGATGTGCGAGGGCCGCATTACCGGCGAACTCTCAGCCAAAGAGGCGACGCAGGAGCGCATCATGCAACTGGCGACGCAACGCGAAACCTTAAAAGCGGCGTGA
- a CDS encoding DUF1993 domain-containing protein translates to MTSSIYSASVPVFKQMLTALSDVLKKAEAHVTEKNIEPNALLQARLFPDMFPLVRQVQIAADFAKGISSRLAGVEVPSWPDTEATFADLQALIAKALTHIGTLEAAQFEGSENKEIVLRPGTPKEKKLVGSAYLQHYGLPQFFFHLTTAYAILRHNGVEIGKRDYMGSY, encoded by the coding sequence ATGACAAGTTCCATCTACAGCGCCTCCGTCCCAGTTTTCAAGCAAATGCTGACTGCATTGTCCGACGTGCTGAAGAAAGCCGAAGCACACGTGACCGAAAAGAACATCGAGCCGAACGCGCTGCTGCAGGCGCGCCTGTTCCCGGATATGTTTCCCCTCGTGCGCCAGGTGCAGATCGCTGCCGATTTCGCCAAGGGCATCAGCTCGCGCCTGGCCGGCGTGGAGGTGCCGTCGTGGCCCGATACGGAAGCCACGTTTGCCGACCTGCAAGCGCTTATCGCCAAGGCGTTGACGCACATCGGCACACTCGAGGCCGCCCAATTCGAGGGTAGCGAGAACAAGGAAATCGTCTTGCGTCCGGGCACGCCGAAAGAGAAGAAGCTGGTTGGCAGCGCCTATCTGCAACACTATGGCCTGCCCCAGTTCTTCTTCCACCTGACGACGGCCTACGCAATTTTGCGCCACAACGGCGTCGAAATCGGCAAGCGCGACTATATGGGCTCTTACTGA